Below is a window of Callithrix jacchus isolate 240 chromosome 15, calJac240_pri, whole genome shotgun sequence DNA.
ATTAACcaagaataatgaaaaataaggTCATGTGCCCTGTAGAAATATCCCTCACTGGATGAACTGTGACAAAGCAGGGTACAGCGTGTTCTCCCTGGCTGACCCTCTCCATGGGCCATTCTCTGCTTTTATCCCTACCTGGCACATACCTTTACATATTTGCTTACTGTCTTCCCTCCGCCAGTAGTTAGGTGTCTGCCCTTGCTGTATTCCCCAGTGCCTAAATCAGTACCCAACATTGTCGGGTGGCTAATAATTGCAAAATAAGCAAAtgtaggctgagcacagtggctcatgcctgtaatcccagcactttgggaagccaaggtgggggatcatttaaggtcaggagttccaagaccagcctggccaacgtgacaaaaacctgtctttactaaaaatacaaaaattagctgggcgtggtggtatgcgcctgtaataccagctacccaggaggctgaggcaggagaggagaattgctggaacccaagaggcagaggctgcaatgagctgagattgtagtactgcactccagcctgggtgacagagcaagactccatctcaaaaaaaaattaataagcaaatgTATGAATGAACCATTAGAGGCTTTGTATTGTATACTTACTACCTACTGGGcacatttatttaatcctcatgacagcCCCTGGAGTAGGTGTTACTGTTTCCATCTTAGCAATAAAGACTCTGAGGTTTGGAGAGGTGAAGTGATTTGATCAAGGTCACATGATAGTGAGTGTGCCCAAGAAtcatagttttctttatttgagagttgggggccaggtgcagtggctcatgcctataatcccaacactttgggaggccagggtggatggatctcttgagcctagaagtttgagaccagcctgggcaacaacatggtgagactctatctctacaaaaaaaaatatttttaaattagtcaggcatggtgatacacacctggagtaccagcttctcgggaggctgaggcaggaggactgcttgaggccaggaatgcaggaccagcctagtcaacaaggcaagaccccatctctacatatacatatctatagatagatatgtgttagccaggcacagtcacacgtctgtagtcccagctacttgggacagtaaggcaggaggatcatctgagccccagagttcagggctgcaatgagccgtgatcagagccgtgatcacaccactgcattccagtttgggtgacagagtgagaccctctctaaaaacaattttttttttttttgagatggagtttcgctcttgttacccaggctggagtgcaatggcgcgatcttgactcaccgcaaactccacctcttgggttcaggcaattctcctgcctcagcctcctgagtagctgggattacaggcacacgccaccatgtccagctaaatttttgtatttttagtagagacggggtttcaccatgttgaccaggatggtctcgatctcttgacctcatgatccaccggcctcagcctgccaaagtgctgggattacaggcttgagccaccacgcctggcctaaaaaaatgtaaaaatactgaAGAAACAAAGGGTGTTGTAGAATCTTGGAGTGGAGGAAACTTCTGTGTCACCAAACACAGAAACCGTAAAAGAAAACCTTTCACTTCCTAAATTAGGctatagaaaagagagaaaatcttaACCCCAATAAGAGATGGAGGCAAGCGCTTCAATCAGTCGAAATTTATTGATCCAGAGGTCGAGCATGCCCAGGAAAGCAACACAAATCACAGAAATGTCTGTGGCCTGTGCTCTCCCAAGAAGTTTTCAGGAGGCTCAATATTTGTACAGGGGAGAAGGCAGTGAGGCAAATGGTTATGTTTTTGTGAGACTGTTAATTAGTGTCCCGTAAATCTAGGGTATATGGAAGATAGGGTGAACACTTGAAGAACAGGGAGTAAAGGAAGAGCCAATTTTGCAGAGGCCTCAGGGTAGATGGAGGAATAACTGTTCTGCACCTGGGCCGATAAACTTATAACTGACATTGTCACTGTGAGATTTAACAGACTTTGGTTTTAGGAGGTAGGGTTAGGTTCCAGACCTAAAGTTCCAATTCACATGTCCTTGTTTTATGGGAGGATATACTTCCTGAAAGGTTTAGGGGCTGGCAAAGGATTTACTGATGAGCAATTTGTGAAGGCAGTCACCTGGAGATGCATGAggctttttgcatttttctggggATCTGGCTAATGCAGAATGTTTTGACACAAGGTTGCAAGGTAACAGGTATCCATTTGGGAAAAGAATGACGGTGTTGGAGACATTAGTTTTACAGCTTAGAATGAGGTGTtgccagaattaaaaaaaaaaaggccagtacGATGgctcatggctcacacctgtaatcacagcactttgggaggctgaggtgggtggatcacctgaggtcaggagttcaagaccagcctgaccaatatgttgaaatcccgtgtctactaaaaatacaaaaattagccgggtgtggtggcgggcacctgtaatcccagctacttgggaggctgaggcaggagaatcgcttgaacccaggaggtgcaggttgcagtgagcagagatcaggccactgcattccaacccgGGGaatagagcaaggctccatcttaaaaaaaaaaaaaaaaggaatgccagTGTTGTGTGATTTAGTCTCCAAGTTTAACTCTCccttaattattatcattattatttattttatttttgagacagtgtcttgctctgttgccaggctggagtgcagtggcgcaatcttggctcactgcaacctctgcctcccaggctccagccattcacctgtcttagcctcttgagtaattgggactacaggtgctggctaccactcccagctaattttttgtatttttagtagagacagggtttcaccatattggccaggatggtctcaatctcttgacctcatgatccacctgtcttgggctcctaaagtgcagggattaccagcgtgcaccaccacgcctggccaactcTCCTTTTAGCATAACAAATTTGGGGGtcctgaaatttttgtttttcttttttttttgagacggagctttgctcttgttacccaggctagagtgcaatggcatgatcctggctcaccgcaacctctgactcctgggttcaggcaattctcctgcctcagcctcccgagtagctaggattacaggcatgtgccaccatgccccgctcattttttgtattttttagtagagacggggtttcaccatgttgaccaggatggtcttgatctcttgacctcgtgatccacccgcctcggcctcccaaagtgctgggattacaggcttgagccaccgagcccggcaatttttgtttttctttataaaaagatcaataatccatttgcattaaaaataaagtctgtatGGAAAAAGCCACCATCACAGCCAAAACACAAATAACAAACTGTAACTTGTTACAAACAGCATACCTTGTAACTCACTTCAAAATAAAGAGCTGATTTCTCTAATATATAAAGAGCCCTCATAAGTCAATAAAAAAAAGGCCAATGGTCCAGTAGAAAGTAGGGCAAAGGATACAAATAGACCATTCACAGAAAAAGACAGATAAATTACATCTCTCAGTAAAGTACCGCCCAGTCATCCTTTCTTGGAAAGTTGTTGGAGGATGCACTTTGGCAAAATGAGGGAGTAAACCAAGAGACATAGGCTTAAGATCCAGGCACAACTGAGGTACTCAGGATCCCTGGAAGCCAGAAGAGCCTGGTGACACTGAAGGAACACTCAGACCACCTTGGAACAGAGAGGATGGGATTGCCATGGGGCTCCACATggctctgaaaaaagaaaatggctaagcTGGGCAACAGACTGCCTATGATATCTGGTTGCCTAGAGCTTCTTTGAAAATACTTTAGGACAAGACTTTCCCTCACCCAGAGGTGGGTTGGGGAATAGAGTGTGTGCGCTTTGTTTcttccaattttaaaattttaaatcctcCGAGGCATTGACTGGTGAGGGTGAGGAAGTGGCCCCACAGACTGAATTGGGCCTGCCCCACCCTGGCACATTTCTGTTCTGTCCCAGTGACAGTTCTCAGCTCAGAGGTCCTTTGGGAAACTTCTCTAATGTCACCCCATCCCCTTGCCAGCTGGATGAAGCAGCATCCACCAGAACTGCTACCCTCACTGCAGGGGGCTTGGTGGGCATAGGCGTGGCTTGTCTCCATTAACACTGTGCTCCCGTGCCCAGTGTGGGCCCAGCACACACTGTGAGTTCAGTCAGTAAGcccccaggctgctctggaactgaGTCATTGGAGGGAGGGGGTGTGGGGCACACCTCCCTACCCTAAGAATCTTCCTTCTTGGGCCGGAGGAACTCCCACTGGGACAGGGCTAGCTGCTGGGAGGAAGTGGGGCCTACTGAGCATCTCCCTGGGCTAGGGAGTGGAGGTGAAGGTGGACTCTCATGTAGCTCATATGGGGGCACTAGGCTGtggaatggctcatgcctgtaatcagaggTTGTAATCAGTTGGCAAGCCCTGGCTTCctgaaggaggaaagaggaagagaagtgcCCTGGGGGCTAGGATTGAGTCAGCTGCATTGTCATAATGGAAATAGCACAGCCCTGGGTGTCCAAGACTTCCCCTCTGGGCCTCAGAATCCTCCATGTGAAGtaacactctttttttcttttgaaactgagtctcgctgtattacccaggctggggtgcagtgggttgatctcggctcactgcaacctctacctcctgggttcaagcaattcttgtgcctcagcctcccaagtagctaggattacaggtgcacactactactccaggctactttttgtattttcagtagagatgggttttcaccatgttggccagactggtctcaaactcctgacctcaggtgagctgcctgcctcagcctcacaaagtgctggaattacaggtgtgagccatggttcCCAGCCAAAGTAACACTCTTGCACGGGGAGTTGGACTTAAGTGACAGATAGGTGAGGACAAATGGGTGAAGAAACGCTCTGTTAACTCGTAGATGTGAAGGGGACATTGCTGCTGACCCCCGGTGACAGCTAGCCAATGACTGAGAGACCGCAAGATGGTTCTTCGTCTTTCACTTCCCTCCGTCCCAGGTCTGAACTCGGACCAGCTGGAGCTTTTGGGGGACTACGGATTCCcctttatacacacacagattTCTCTTGTCTGTGACTCACAGTCCAGTGAGGATCCTGCTGTCTATTCCGCGAGGACATCTTGATTGCAGGGACAGCCACTTGGAAGAGTGTCCTCGAGGGTGGTAGCAGCTTCTCAGGATGAGGAAAGCCAGGGTGACCACTAAGCCCGTCTGGGGTGGAGGGTGGCAGGCCGGGGTGGAGAGGGTTGGAGGCGGCCTGAAGACCCTGTGCTCAGAGACAGTTACTCAAGGTGCGCGTCTGACACCTCCCACCACATCCTGTCTCCATCTTCCCCTTCGTCAGGTCCTCGCCCAGCAGAAGGAGGCCCGAGACTGGCCCGCGGGCGGTGGGGGACTTTTCCTCTCAACCGCCGGTGACCCACGCGTGGGTGAACTGTGGGACGCCGGGCAGGCGACTTCGCCTCTCCAGGCCTCGGTTTTCCTGCCTGTCAAATGGGGCTGATGCCGGCGTGGAATTTCTCGAGCGGTCGCGAGGGTTAAGGGCGGACCCCCGGCTGAGCAAGCCAGCCACGCACGCGCTCCTGGGCGGAGGTCGGGGCTGGGGGACGTTGCCTCCCGCCCGCGcgcccccagccccgccccggccccgcccccggcccgctTCCTCCTCCCGCTGGTGGCCCAGCCCTTGCGTCCCGCGCTCCGCGGGCAGCCCCCTGCCACCGCGCCATGTCCGCCGGCTGGTTCCGGCGCCGCTTCCTGCCTGGGGAGCCGCTCCCCGCGCCGCGGCCGCCAGGGCCGCGTGCCAGCCCAGTCCCCTATCAGCGGCCCCGCTTCCTGCGCGGCTCCGGCTCCAGCTCCGGCGCGGCAGACGCTTCGCGCCGCCCAGACTCCCGGCCCGTGCGCAGCCCCGCGCGAGGACGCGCGCTGCCATGGAACGCAGGCTACGCCGAGTGAGTGACCCTCCCGACCCTTGGCCCGGCCCGGTCCGGACCCCGGCCTGAGCCTGCCTCGGGTCCAGTGCCAGCCTAGAAAGTGGGAGGAGCTGAGTGAGTGACAGCCCCACCACCTGTGGACAGCCCCTTCTTATCCTCATCTCTGAACCCTGACCACTTCCCCAACATCCCGACCCAGCGTTTCCCTTGGGATTCCGACCTACCCCTCAGAGATGACAGGAGATCAGGAAGGACCTGCAGCTCAGGGGCTTTCAAGATGAGGCCCGGAGACTCGGTAGAGTTCCAGCATGTGGGGCTTTGGCGATACCTCCACCATCTCACCCTGGGTATGACCTGTACTGCATGGGACAGGGCTTTGGGCTGTGATAGGGCAGGGAACAGGAAGGGCAGCCCACCCTTACCTTCTAGCCCTGGGTCAGCAGTTAGGATCCAGAGTAGTTGGGCTCTGACTTTCACCCTAAATCATGGAGCCACTGAAGTTAGGAAGCTTACATCGTGGTTGTCTAAGTGCGTGTTAGGGACAGCATTGGGGAGCTGTTGCCCCAGAGGGAGGGGTCCTCTCCCCGTGCTGGCTCGGGTCCCTGTGCCCATAGGGACATAGGTGTGTCCCTGGAGGGCCGCTGACGATTTCTCGGCCTCAGGATTATCAATGCAGAGAAATCTGAATTCAATGAGGATCAAGCCGCCTGTGGGAAGCTGTGCATCCGGAGATGTGAGTTTGGGGCTGAAGAAGAGTGGCTGACCCTGTGTCCAGAGGAAGTGAGTGTAGTCTGAGTTCTTGGCCTGAATCCCTCCTACAGTCTGGGGCCAGGACATGCAAGCCGAGGTTCTTGCCCTGCTGCCCCATGTCCTAGTTCTGGTTGGGTCAGGGGACAACTGGGGAAGTTGTCAGAGCCTGACACTGAGCCCTTCCTGTGCAGTTCCTGACGGGCCATTACTGGGCACTGTTTGATGGGCACGGAGGTCCTGCAGCAGCCATCTTGGCTGCCAACACCCTGCACTCCTGCTTGCGCCGGCAGCTGGAGGCTGTTGTAGAGGGCTTGGTAGCCACTCGGCCCCCCATGCACCTCAGTGGCCGCTGCATCTGCCCCAGTGACCCCCAGTTTGTGGAGGAAAAGGGTATCAAGGCAGAAGACTTGGTGATCGGGGCATTGGAGAGTGCCTTTCAggaatgtgtgagtgtgtggctTTTGGCTGGGGAAGAAGTGGAGATTTTGCTCCTAGGGATCTCAGGGAATGGCATCTCTGTATATCACGGTCATCACAGTATACAGAGATTGGAAGGATGAGATTGGGTTGGTTGGGTTGTTACTAACAGCCATCACTCTCAGCATAACCCCTCTTTTATCCAGCATCTAATATGTGCTGGGTGCTTTTACCTGCATCATCTCATTGAATACCCTGTTGGTCCTTGGTGCAGGGGCTGGTTTCTCTTCCTATTTTGAGTAGCACTTCCCTTGTCTAGATCTTCTGGCTGCAGGGATCATGGCTGGACTTTGGGCTGGGACTGTCAGGCCTCCTGGTAAAAGTGAACTATAGGGTAGGGTGGGGATTGAGAGACAAAGTAGTATGGCAGCAGCTAAGGTGGCCTCGGTTTGCCCCAGGATGAGGTGATCGGGCGGGAGCTGGAGGCCTCAGGCCAGGTGGGCGGCTGCACAGCCCTGGTGGCTGTGTCCCTGCAGGGAAAGCTGTACGTGGCCAATGCTGGGGATAGCAGGTGAGTGAGTCACCCCTTGGAGGGTGGgcaagggtggggtggggagggcacaAGCAGCAATGGGGATAATGAATGGTGGCTGGAAGTGGAGGGATAGTAGGAAGGATTGGCTGGCTGAACTGAGTATGTACTTGGCATGTGTGGAGTGTGAGGGTGGACAGTGGCTGCTGGGGAGGGCAGTGACCTCAAGTGCCCCACTAAAGAGCTAAGCTTCTACCCTTGCAGGTTTTAGGCAGTCATGGAGGACTTTAAGGGATCATCATGGGCAGAGCTGGGTCTGGAGGTGTTTGGAGGAGGGACTGGTAGGAGACTGGACATTGGTGAGGGTAGAGGCCCCCTCCTagacctctcccttctctcttcaaCCCCATCCAGGGCCATCTTGGTGCGGAGAGATGAGATACGGCCACTGAGCTCTGAGTTCACCCCAGAGACCGAGCGGCAGCGGATCCAGCAGCTGGTAGGTGCCCTTGGCAGCACGGAGGCTGTGAAGCCCCAACTACTGGGTCCAGGGCCACTAGAGGGAGTGTGACCTGAGCacagcctccccaccccaggcctttGTCTACCCTGAGCTTCTGGCTGGCGAGTTCACCCGACTGGAGTTCCCTCGGCGGCTGAAGGGGGATGACTTGGGACAGAAGGTTTTGTTCAGGGATCACCACATGAGGGGCTGGTGAGTGGGGATGAGGGACAGGTGGGAAGGGAGAGCCCTGGGATCTGGGCCCAGCTGTATGGCCTGGGGCAGCCCTCTCCACCTTGGCAGGGTGGGCACCATGAGGGTATGATAGCTGGGCCCTAAGTTGGGGAAAGATGAGATGGGGCACAGGGCTTGGGTTGATGCTGGCTCTGCTCCTGGTAGGAGCTACAAACGTGTGGACAAATCAGATCTCAAGTACCCACTGATCCACGGACAGGGTAGGCAGGTCAGTGCCTGGCTCCCCCCAAGAATCCCTCTTCATTATCCCCTACAGAGGTGGGAGCTCCTTTGCCTCTTGCTGGTAGCTGTGGCTGGTGCCTGGGGTTTGCTCTGAGACCAGGAATTTTTTCTCTTGGTCCAAGGCTTCCAAAGGTGGCCACAGTCCACCTCTCCCTGTATGCTCTGCAGTGCTAGGACCTGGTACTTGTGCCTTTGCTGGAGCTGTTTGCCGTCACCTCACACCTCACTTTCCCTCAGGCTCGGTTACTAGGAACACTGGCTGTCTCCCGGGGCTTGGGAGACCATCAGCTCAGAGTCCTGGACACAAACATCCAGCTCAAGCCTTTCTTGCTCTCTGTCCCACAGGTGAGGGGGCAATGCTGTCCAACCCAGCTTCCATCTGCCCAGAAAAGGCAGACAGTGAGGCCGGTGGGAGGAGGGAATGGAGCATGCAGCATCCTCAGGCTTAACTTGTAGGTGACTGTGCTGGATGTGGACCAGCTGGAGCTACAGGAGGATGATGTGGTTGTCATGGCAACTGATGGACTCTGGGATGTCCTGTCCAATGAGCAGGTGGCATGGCTGGTGCGGAGCTTCCTCCCTGGGAACCAAGAGGACCCATACAGGTACTGTAACTGCTGGGGACCTGCCTGGGTTGGTGCCAGCAGCAAACCCAAGTAGTTATGGCTGAGAAGACAGCACTGACAATGAGCTGGCAGCTGGCCAGGATCAGGGCTGTCTCAAGCTTcttgggggaggaggggagactgTGGGTTCCAAAAATCCCTGAATCTAGACCCCTGTGGTCCAGCCCGTGGCCTGCCCAGGCTTGCTGTTTCCTTGCTTCACAGTCGAACTGCATTGCTTGGGTCCCCAGTGTCCAACCTTATGCAGTGAGTTCTAAGGGCTGGCCTTGCCCCTTTGCCCTGCCCCTGAAGTCTATCTGCAGGATGGTCTTCACAGGTTCTTGAAGCTGGCCCAGATGCTGATACACAGCACACAGGGGAAGGACGACAGTCTCACAGGGGAAGGGCAGGTGTCCTACGATGATGTCTCTGTGTTCGTGATTCCATTGCACAGTCAGGGCCAAGACAGCAGTGGCTGCTGAGGATTCAGACACCGTATCCCAGAACAGTGTCTGGGTATGGTCTGGGTATCCTTCCAGTGTGACCAAGAGCAAATCCTGCCTACCCTATTCCCAGCTACAGCCAAGTGCTCTCGGTGTTCACCTTGACACACATCCATCTCAAGAGGAACATTTATACCAAGGAATCAGAGCTGGAAGGGTGTGGTGAGCCCAGCCCACCAGGTCCTGACTTTGCAGTAATAACCTTTCTGGCAGAATGACTTTACAACTTAACCAGGAAACCCAAGAGCTCCTCAGATAGGCTCTTCAACAGCCCAAAGTATCATTCTCAGATAGGGGCACCCAGGGTAAGGGTATTAGCCAAAGATCCCAGGATGGGCAGCTAGCCCATGTTTAAATACAGGTCTCCAATGCATGGATGTCACGGCATGTGTTCTACAACCCCCAGAGTCCATGCAAGGTGCCTTGTAGAAACCTTTGGTCAGCCTCATTTCTGCTAAAACAGCCATCTTCAAGACAGCCCCTGAAGAGACCAACTCAGGTCCTGCCCTGCTATCCTTTGCTGAAGATGAGGAACAGGCTCTTGGGCTAAGGTTCAGGGTAGAGCACAAGGGACCAGAGAAGCTCCTGGAGTTGGCTGGGTGAGAGGGCTCTCCATTTGCTGCTTGTAGTAGCCTGCCTGCTAACTGGTTTCTTCTCCCTAGTTGCAGCCCTGCCCTGGTCTGATGCCCCAACTCTGCCTTTGTtgttccctcccacctccctatTAAATGTTGTGTACAGAAGAGCCCTTGTGAATTGTGAATTGTTGTTCAGCTTGGATTAAGGATACCTTTTGCTGTTTCTTGTCATCTTCCAGTGTATTAGTTTTAGCTCCACCTTGCAAGCCTGCATATAATCAGGACTGTTTTCTTTGCAGTTTCTCTAGTTCTCAGCTTGGGTGAACACCAGTGAGAGACTTTTTGCCCAGGAAACAGAAATTCTCTACCacccttttgagatggagtctcactctgtcacccaggctggagagcagtggcacggtctcggttcactgcaacctccacctctcgcgttcaagccattctcttgcctcagcttcccaagtagctggaattgcaggcacctgctgtcacgcccagctaattttttaatttttagtagagatggagtttcaccgtattggccaggctggtcttgaatgcccgacttcaagtgatccacctgcttcagcctcctaaagtgttggggttacaggtgtgagccactgcaccagctttttttcttttttgagacagggtctcactctgtcatacaggctggatggagtgcagtggtgtgaccacagctcactgcagctttgacctcctgggctcaagtgatcctcccacctcagcctttcaagtagctgagaccataggtatgcaccaccacaccctgctaactttattttttttgatacggagtctcgctctgtcaccaggctgcagtctagcagtgcaatcttggctcactgcaacctctgactccctggttcaagtgattctcctgcctcaacctcccaagaagctgggattacaggcatgtgccaccacacccagctaatttttgtatttttagtagagacagggtttaactatgttggccaggatggtctcgatctcttgaccttatgatctgcccacctcagcctcccaaaatgctgggattacaggtgtgagccaccgtgcctagctgctatttgttttttgtctATGTTGCCCATAGactggctcaaactcctggatgcaagtgatgctcccacctcagcctctctgggaatacaggcatgagccactgtgcccagcctctgctaCTTGTAGGCTCTGGGCTTGAGATACTGGAAGGGTggtctttcacttaaaaaaaaaatgtaaggccaggcgtggtaactcacacctgtaatgccagcactttgagaggccaaggtggaccgatcatgaggtcaggagtttgagaccagcctggctaatatgatgaaaccccgtctctactaaaaatacaaaaattagctgggcatgatggcatgcacctgtagtcccagctactcaagacactgaggcagaagaattgcttgaacccaggaggcagaggttgcagtgagttaagatgttgacactgtactccagcctggatgacagagcaagactcagtctctttttttaattttttctttcatttttcacacTCCAACATAAGTTGTCATGCTAgtagactcagtctcaaaaaaaaaaaaaaggtaatgagacaggatctcactattttgcccaggctagtctcaaaactgTTGAGTTCAAGTAGTCCTCCCAGcctgtagctggaattacagatgtgcaaTGTGACTTTTTTACTTACTTTTGAATGCAAATTTCTATAAAGCTAGAATTAGCTGGATAAAAGTTAGGGCCCTAGGGCTTACTGTTTAATAAGCAGCTTAGTTTTTCATCTTCTCCAAAAAAAACTGCTATTATctttgccgggcacagtggctcatgcctgtaatcccaggacttagggaggctgaagcaggcggattgcttgagctcacgtttgagaccatcctgaacatggtaaaaccccatctctaccaaaaatacaaaaaattagctaggcatggtgatatATGCCTGgtctcagctacgtgggaggctgaggtgagaggatcacctgaacccaggaggtagaggttgcagtgagcgaagatgtgccactgcactccagcctgggcaacacagtgagactccatctccaaaaaaaaaagaactgcgcTGTCAACTAGAACATACCAAGGCTCAGGTGCTCAGGAAGTATCTGTTAAATTATACGGCAAACCACCTTTGTGACCTCAGCTTTACATGAGCCTTCCCTGATTTACTCCTACTTTATAATTGAGGTGAATTACCACCTTACCAGGCAACTGATAGCCCAAAATCGTAGCCAAGAATAACATCTAACAGGTCACAGAGCCAATGGTAAAACCTATATAATTAACTTATCAGAGGCTCTCAGAACCCACCCCCttggccgtttttttttttttttttttttgagacggagtttcgctcttgtttcccaggctggaatgcagtggtgcaatctcaggtcactgcaaactccacctcccaggttcaagcaattcttctgcttcagcttcctgaatagctgggattacaggcacacaccactatgcccagtatttttagtagagatggggtttcaccatgctgatctccaactcctgacctcaggggatccaccgcttcagccttgcaaagtgctgggactacaggtgcgagccaccacacctggcctcaga
It encodes the following:
- the PPM1M gene encoding protein phosphatase 1M isoform X2; its protein translation is MSAGWFRRRFLPGEPLPAPRPPGPRASPVPYQRPRFLRGSGSSSGAADASRRPDSRPVRSPARGRALPWNAGYAEAADDFSASGLSMQRNLNSMRIKPPVGSCASGDFLTGHYWALFDGHGGPAAAILAANTLHSCLRRQLEAVVEGLVATRPPMHLSGRCICPSDPQFVEEKGIKAEDLVIGALESAFQECDEVIGRELEASGQVGGCTALVAVSLQGKLYVANAGDSRAILVRRDEIRPLSSEFTPETERQRIQQLAFVYPELLAGEFTRLEFPRRLKGDDLGQKVLFRDHHMRGWSYKRVDKSDLKYPLIHGQGRQARLLGTLAVSRGLGDHQLRVLDTNIQLKPFLLSVPQVTVLDVDQLELQEDDVVVMATDGLWDVLSNEQVAWLVRSFLPGNQEDPYRFLKLAQMLIHSTQGKDDSLTGEGQVSYDDVSVFVIPLHSQGQDSSGC
- the PPM1M gene encoding protein phosphatase 1M isoform X1, which produces MSAGWFRRRFLPGEPLPAPRPPGPRASPVPYQRPRFLRGSGSSSGAADASRRPDSRPVRSPARGRALPWNAGYAEIINAEKSEFNEDQAACGKLCIRRCEFGAEEEWLTLCPEEFLTGHYWALFDGHGGPAAAILAANTLHSCLRRQLEAVVEGLVATRPPMHLSGRCICPSDPQFVEEKGIKAEDLVIGALESAFQECDEVIGRELEASGQVGGCTALVAVSLQGKLYVANAGDSRAILVRRDEIRPLSSEFTPETERQRIQQLAFVYPELLAGEFTRLEFPRRLKGDDLGQKVLFRDHHMRGWSYKRVDKSDLKYPLIHGQGRQARLLGTLAVSRGLGDHQLRVLDTNIQLKPFLLSVPQVTVLDVDQLELQEDDVVVMATDGLWDVLSNEQVAWLVRSFLPGNQEDPYRFLKLAQMLIHSTQGKDDSLTGEGQVSYDDVSVFVIPLHSQGQDSSGC
- the PPM1M gene encoding protein phosphatase 1M isoform X3 is translated as MSAGWFRRRFLPGEPLPAPRPPGPRASPVPYQRPRFLRGSGSSSGAADASRRPDSRPVRSPARGRALPWNAGYAEIINAEKSEFNEDQAACGKLCIRRCEFGAEEEWLTLCPEEFLTGHYWALFDGHGGPAAAILAANTLHSCLRRQLEAVVEGLVATRPPMHLSGRCICPSDPQFVEEKGIKAEDLVIGALESAFQECDEVIGRELEASGQVGGCTALVAVSLQGKLYVANAGDSRAILVRRDEIRPLSSEFTPETERQRIQQLAFVYPELLAGEFTRLEFPRRLKGDDLGQKVLFRDHHMRGWSYKRVDKSDLKYPLIHGQGRQARLLGTLAVSRGLGDHQLRVLDTNIQLKPFLLSVPQVAWLVRSFLPGNQEDPYRFLKLAQMLIHSTQGKDDSLTGEGQVSYDDVSVFVIPLHSQGQDSSGC
- the PPM1M gene encoding protein phosphatase 1M isoform X4; its protein translation is MERRLRRRFPWDSDLPLRDDRRSGRTCSSGAFKMRPGDSVEFQHVGLWRYLHHLTLGLSMQRNLNSMRIKPPVGSCASGDFLTGHYWALFDGHGGPAAAILAANTLHSCLRRQLEAVVEGLVATRPPMHLSGRCICPSDPQFVEEKGIKAEDLVIGALESAFQECDEVIGRELEASGQVGGCTALVAVSLQGKLYVANAGDSRAILVRRDEIRPLSSEFTPETERQRIQQLAFVYPELLAGEFTRLEFPRRLKGDDLGQKVLFRDHHMRGWSYKRVDKSDLKYPLIHGQGRQARLLGTLAVSRGLGDHQLRVLDTNIQLKPFLLSVPQVTVLDVDQLELQEDDVVVMATDGLWDVLSNEQVAWLVRSFLPGNQEDPYRFLKLAQMLIHSTQGKDDSLTGEGQVSYDDVSVFVIPLHSQGQDSSGC
- the PPM1M gene encoding protein phosphatase 1M isoform X5 yields the protein MSAGWFRRRFLPGEPLPAPRPPGPRASPVPYQRPRFLRGSGSSSGAADASRRPDSRPVRSPARGRALPWNAGYAEAADDFSASGLSMQRNLNSMRIKPPVGSCASGDDEVIGRELEASGQVGGCTALVAVSLQGKLYVANAGDSRAILVRRDEIRPLSSEFTPETERQRIQQLAFVYPELLAGEFTRLEFPRRLKGDDLGQKVLFRDHHMRGWSYKRVDKSDLKYPLIHGQGRQARLLGTLAVSRGLGDHQLRVLDTNIQLKPFLLSVPQVTVLDVDQLELQEDDVVVMATDGLWDVLSNEQVAWLVRSFLPGNQEDPYRFLKLAQMLIHSTQGKDDSLTGEGQVSYDDVSVFVIPLHSQGQDSSGC